In Shewanella sp. MR-4, the genomic stretch CGAACGTGCTGCGCGCCATGAATGTGTATATGCAGCAATGTTACTTAGCACCCGCCTAAGCTCTAAGCGCTAAGCCCTTCAAAAGGTGATTAATTTGCCTGTTTTTCATCCTTTTGAGGCCAAATTAGTCGTACCAATACGTCCCGTTCCTTGCTAGGATCGCTGTTTTCGATGCTAGCAATGGAATTTGGTTTTGAACTCTGACAAACATCCGCTATCGAGCGACTTTCTCAAGCAGTGCTTTCAAAGTGATGCCTCGCGGATCCGCCGCCGTTTATTTAAGCTCAATAAAGAAGCCGATTCTGATAAGAAAACCCAAGAGTTAGCCAAACTTGCCGAGCAGGCGCAAGCAGCGTTCGAAAAGGTCGAGCAGCGCCTTAAGGCGCGCCCTAAAATCCAATACCCAGATAATCTGCCCGTTAGCGGCATGCGCGAAGAGATAGCTAAAGCTATCAGTGAAAACCAAGTGGTGATCATCGCGGGTGAAACCGGTTCAGGTAAAACCACTCAGCTCCCGAAAATCTGTTTAGAACTGGGCCTTGGTAGTCGCGGCTTTATTGGTCATACCCAACCGCGGCGTTTAGCGGCGCGCAGCGTGGCGACACGTGTTGCTGAAGAATTACAAAGTCCGCTCGGCGAAGTGGTGGGCTTTAAGGTGCGTTTTGCCGATGCCTTAAAGAGTGAATCCTATATCAAGCTGATGACTGACGGGATTTTACTGGCGGAGCTCACCTCGGACCGCTATTTAGATCAATACGATACAATCATTATCGACGAGGCGCACGAGCGCAGCCTCAACATCGATTTTATCTTGGGTTACCTCAAGCAAATTTTAAAAAAACGCCCCGATCTTAAGATCATTATCACCTCGGCGACTATCGATGTTGAGCGTTTTTCTAAGCATTTCAATAATGCACCTATTATCGAAGTCTCTGGCCGGACTTATCCGGTGGAAACCCGTTATCGCCCGTTGGTGCAAGATACCGAAGCGGATCTCGACCAAATCGAAGGGATTTTTGCGGCCGTTGACGAATTAGTCGCCGAAGGCTTGGGCGATATTCTGATCTTTATGAACGGCGAGCGCGAAATTCGTGATACCGCCGAGCAGCTTAATCGTCGCAATTACCGCGATACCGAGATTTTGCCGCTGTATGCGCGCCTCTCCTACGGCGAGCAGTCCAAGGTATTCAGCAGCCATACTGGGCGTCGCATCGTGCTTGCCACGAACGTGGCGGAAACGTCGCTGACAGTCCCTGGTATTCGTTATGTCATTGACCCAGGGACTGCGCGGATCAGCCGTTACAGTTATCGCACTAAGGTGCAGCGCCTGCCCATCGAGCCCATTTCACAGGCCAGTGCCAATCAGCGTCAAGGTCGCTGCGGTCGTGTTGGCCCGGGTATTTGTATTCGCTTATACGATGAGGCGGATTTTAACAGTCGTCCCGCGTTTACCGATCCCGAAATCCTACGCACAAACTTAGCCTCGGTGATTTTGCAGATGCTCGCCATCGGCCTTGGCGATATTGCGGCGTTCCCCTTTATTGAGCCGCCCGATCCGCGCCATATTCGCGATGGCTTCTTACTGCTTGAGGAATTACAAGCCGTTAAGCAGCAGAAGGGCAATATTGTGTTAACGCCGCTTGGGCGTCAGCTATCACAGATCCCGGTGGATCCGCGTTTAGCGCGTATGGTGGTGGAGAGTCATCAGCAGGGGTGCTTGCAGGAAGTGTTAGTGATTGCCGCGGGTCTGTCGATTCAAGATCCCCGCGAGCGTCCCATGGATAAAAAGCAGGCGTCCGATGAGGCCCATCGCCGTTTTGCCGATCCCCATTCAGATTTTGTCAGTTGGGTGAACCTATGGCAGCACTTAAAAGAGCAGCAAAAGGAATTATCCGCCAGCCAGTTCCGTAAAAAATGCCGCGACGAGTACTTAGCCTACCTGCGTGTGCGTGAATGGCAGGATTTATATACTCAGCTAAAACAAGCGGTTCACGATTTAAAGTGGCGCTTAAACGAGACACCAGCCAACTACGATGCGCTGCACCGTGCGTTGTTATCGGGCCTGCTGAGTCATATCGGCTTTAAGGACAATAACAACGAATACTTAGGCGCGCGCAATCGTAAGTTTTTTGTGTTCCCAGGTTCACCGCTGGCGAAAAAAGGCCCGAAATGGATCATGGCGGCGGAGCTCACCGAAACCTCTAAGCTGTTTGCTCGCTGCTGCGCCAAAATTGAGCCAGAGTGGCTCGAGCCGTTAGCGACGCATCTGATTAAGAAGAATCACCTCGAGCCGCATTTTGAGGCAAAACAGGGCAGTGTGATTGCCTTTGAAAACCAAGTGCTCTACGGTTTGACCGTAGTACATCGCCGCCGCGTGCAATACGGGCCGATTAATCCTGTTGAAGCGCGGGAAATCTTTATCCGTAGCGCGCTTGCCGAAGGGCAATTACAGACCAAAGAAGCCTTCTTTATCGCTAACCAAAAGCTATTAGAGGATGTCGAAGCGCTCGAGCACAAGTCCCGCCGCCGCGATATTTTGGTCGATGAACAAGTGTTGATGGACTTTTACGAGCCGCGCATTCCCGAAGGCATCTATAACGCGCCTAAGTTCTTTAGCTGGTGGAAGGAAGCACGCCGTACTCAACCCGATTTACTCGATTTTAATAAGTCACTATTGATGCAGCGCAGCGCCGATCATATCTCGGCTCTCGATTTCCCCGATACTTGGCACAAGGGCAATATTCGTTTGCAACTGAGTTATCACTTTGATCCTGCGGCGAGTGATGATGGTGTCTCTGTGCATATTCCTGTGGCGCTACTCAATCAAATCGATGATACGGATTTCGATTGGCTGGTGGCAGGGATGCGTGAGGAGAAATGCGTCGCCCTGATTAAGTCTTTGCCTAAGGGACTAAGGCGTAACTTTGTGCCTGCGCCCGATTATGCCCGAGCCTGCGTA encodes the following:
- the hrpA gene encoding ATP-dependent RNA helicase HrpA — protein: MVLNSDKHPLSSDFLKQCFQSDASRIRRRLFKLNKEADSDKKTQELAKLAEQAQAAFEKVEQRLKARPKIQYPDNLPVSGMREEIAKAISENQVVIIAGETGSGKTTQLPKICLELGLGSRGFIGHTQPRRLAARSVATRVAEELQSPLGEVVGFKVRFADALKSESYIKLMTDGILLAELTSDRYLDQYDTIIIDEAHERSLNIDFILGYLKQILKKRPDLKIIITSATIDVERFSKHFNNAPIIEVSGRTYPVETRYRPLVQDTEADLDQIEGIFAAVDELVAEGLGDILIFMNGEREIRDTAEQLNRRNYRDTEILPLYARLSYGEQSKVFSSHTGRRIVLATNVAETSLTVPGIRYVIDPGTARISRYSYRTKVQRLPIEPISQASANQRQGRCGRVGPGICIRLYDEADFNSRPAFTDPEILRTNLASVILQMLAIGLGDIAAFPFIEPPDPRHIRDGFLLLEELQAVKQQKGNIVLTPLGRQLSQIPVDPRLARMVVESHQQGCLQEVLVIAAGLSIQDPRERPMDKKQASDEAHRRFADPHSDFVSWVNLWQHLKEQQKELSASQFRKKCRDEYLAYLRVREWQDLYTQLKQAVHDLKWRLNETPANYDALHRALLSGLLSHIGFKDNNNEYLGARNRKFFVFPGSPLAKKGPKWIMAAELTETSKLFARCCAKIEPEWLEPLATHLIKKNHLEPHFEAKQGSVIAFENQVLYGLTVVHRRRVQYGPINPVEAREIFIRSALAEGQLQTKEAFFIANQKLLEDVEALEHKSRRRDILVDEQVLMDFYEPRIPEGIYNAPKFFSWWKEARRTQPDLLDFNKSLLMQRSADHISALDFPDTWHKGNIRLQLSYHFDPAASDDGVSVHIPVALLNQIDDTDFDWLVAGMREEKCVALIKSLPKGLRRNFVPAPDYARACVQAMQPFSASLLDAMCKQLLRMSGTRVNPEDFDVTQMPAHLQMNFKIEDDKGKLVAQGRVLDTLKAELQGVVAKAIRQVADKGIEKEALTEWSFGDLPKQFEQRKGNYQVRAFPALIDNKDSVAIKLFDDEFEAQAAHRQGLRRLLLLNIPSPVKHLQQALPNKAKLAMYFNPFGQVQILIDDIIAAAVQQLLDEKALDVRDAAQFEQAKDWVRQELNPTAEQIALKVEQILTLYQGIKKRTKGKISLDIAFAMSDIQSQLDQLVFKGFVEACGWNRLADVARYLKAIETRIDKLPVDPTRDRLHMQSITKVQEALAAQLAKVPRSQPVPAALIEARWMIEEYRVSCFAQALGTAYPISEKRILNHILLS